Proteins encoded in a region of the Paenibacillus pedocola genome:
- a CDS encoding BlaI/MecI/CopY family transcriptional regulator yields the protein MDMKLTNWEELQSGLFRNTCAEQPDGEEATMLHEANTTFYAKVPQEIRRCFFLDGNAVNVLLELVSWGMLDRGRKRGITEWYAINQQVMALHLGLSENTVCSKLKELQKKQFIEVQRRGRRNFYRLNTALNPYLVLSEAIHGFIRHVYTKSNYDVVLEQMEDLEKEVYRDKQDLFREAVVTAVLPTIKHKDFYESYAKRIQQDIRNAATNEMGMLSLVNYHSIILDLCTELSNKIERQAQLLDGTAS from the coding sequence ATGGACATGAAATTAACGAATTGGGAGGAACTACAGTCAGGTTTGTTCCGAAATACATGTGCAGAACAGCCCGACGGAGAGGAAGCGACAATGCTTCATGAAGCCAACACGACGTTTTATGCGAAAGTTCCACAAGAAATCCGCCGCTGTTTCTTTTTGGACGGCAATGCGGTCAATGTACTGCTTGAACTTGTGTCGTGGGGCATGTTGGATAGAGGACGGAAACGTGGAATCACAGAGTGGTATGCCATCAATCAGCAAGTGATGGCTCTGCATCTAGGACTTAGCGAGAATACGGTATGCTCCAAGTTAAAGGAGTTGCAGAAGAAACAGTTTATTGAGGTTCAACGACGTGGGCGGCGGAACTTCTATCGACTGAATACAGCACTGAACCCCTATCTCGTCTTGTCGGAAGCTATTCATGGGTTCATTCGCCATGTCTATACAAAGTCCAACTATGACGTGGTGTTAGAGCAAATGGAAGATTTGGAAAAGGAAGTCTATCGAGACAAGCAAGATTTGTTTCGGGAAGCTGTTGTTACGGCAGTCTTGCCAACGATAAAGCACAAGGACTTCTATGAGTCGTATGCGAAACGAATACAGCAAGATATACGCAATGCGGCGACGAATGAGATGGGGATGCTTTCATTGGTCAACTATCACAGCATCATACTGGACTTGTGTACGGAACTGAGTAATAAAATCGAACGACAGGCACAGCTGTTAGACGGAACTGCATCGTAA